In Saccharomyces cerevisiae S288C chromosome XV, complete sequence, the following proteins share a genomic window:
- the CIN1 gene encoding Cin1p (Tubulin folding factor D involved in beta-tubulin (Tub2p) folding; isolated as mutant with increased chromosome loss and sensitivity to benomyl; CIN1 mRNA level is reduced when downstream gene MNE1 is deleted): protein MNNIRALLDSIQSGVQTVSPEKHQQTIAAINKFQDDPALLDTILPRCVPLLTKSFFCMSQRDQKLVAELFYNLDKISHSKVLKSLDTSIFRLNEILNYLQDRASPSSFSDVLCVYLNLSWLSVILLSPYAFKDKFNKTLQVSSRFENYPICIPPINKIKAVLYFKNFTDAFDQLPEREQANVPFLNQFLKLFIQSSEKANYYFSNENLRHLQQVALSNDGIKLLPKLFQISFNHGSHDILDAIVEFFHDHLSSNSTDTRFQLAHSFAKIAKFLHQADPASFIELIDYTIENTVSLLQAPCDSIDSNELHTSLLIIAEVALAKILPIDLVDRVLTLIIPKTCHFQKSHFQIIKGHHIRDSTNFIIWSVIRSNRSNSLSPQVLQSLLSHLLINAFFDPELIIRYSSFAALQELLGRSNKSLALNQNDIALILQANWKDLPRSFEENSGLIRRLFNPENTSKSAVCVWKVFRDWSFNWNLLENLHLTTMKLNIDYNLVPLIKSKLSSPALLQEVLNKAGSSVTQNCQILYLYLKLFENDVNCPKISEICIDIYQKKIKFQLTTQAKRQFNDNSPELFQIFVILKYWQLTGQNDFNQELFWKFVDIVSPQKKLNLYNEFIPIIQQIISQCVSLNYTRIVQLIKSDNELTCRSICHMPDQEKMCSLFFSQFPLLSPQSRSLLIGELDHHWDVRISLLPSNSYRKFRNIIINCLDDYTITQQGDVGRLVRIQALKLMQSHPDFLSGDCDSINPKLTRLLAEPVPEIRKLSYQLLASATSQITVLSDSSILNFRHKQGLSEEFWKGYAVSAGAIHFTDSQLTSSIDSFIVYYRSLSPSQQLELCHDLIRIIPSAKQIAESRIRDRNKDPLTGGMRFDTIKFTIHCVKFWTRIMESGLVVLHPNFNFQGVFAKFYNLHLLDCTTLRVSVIKFFPFLAISCYHTMRENADQKNLSNIILKRLLVLVKREYAATKSKFMTDQNVALQGMFQIFLELGVTRQLQALQVACQKHELANILESDITL, encoded by the coding sequence ATGAACAATATTCGGGCCTTGCTGGACTCGATACAATCTGGAGTTCAGACCGTTTCTCCAGAAAAGCACCAACAGACGATTGCCGCGATCaacaaatttcaagatGATCCTGCACTTCTAGACACCATACTACCGAGATGCGTGCCTCTTTTGACCAAGTCGTTCTTTTGTATGTCACAGCGTGATCAGAAACTTGTTGCGGAGCTTTTCTACAATCTTGACAAGATCTCCCACTCAAAAGTCCTTAAATCATTAGATACAAGTATTTTTAGATTAAACGAAATTTTAAACTATTTACAAGATCGAGCCTCGCCCTCTTCTTTCAGCGATGTCTTGTGCGTCTATCTAAACCTTTCTTGGCTAAGCGTCATTCTGCTTTCACCTTACGCATTCAAAGATAAATTCAACAAAACGCTTCAAGTATCTTCCAGGTTCGAGAACTACCCCATTTGCATACCTCCAATTAACAAGATCAAAGCCgttttatatttcaaaaacttcacAGATGCCTTTGACCAGCTACCGGAACGGGAACAGGCAAATGTGCCGTTTCTCAACCAATTTTTAAAGCTGTTTATTCAGTCTTCGGAAAAGGCAAACTACTACTTCTCCAATGAAAATCTAAGACACTTACAACAAGTTGCACTGTCCAATGACGGAATAAAGCTGCTGCCAAAATTATTCCAGATTTCGTTCAATCATGGCTCTCATGATATCCTAGATGCTATAGTAGAATTCTTCCATGACCATTTAAGTTCGAATTCCACAGACACAAGATTCCAATTGGCACACTCCTTCGCTAAAATTGCCAAGTTCCTGCACCAGGCAGATCCAGCATCTTTTATCGAGCTCATTGATTATACCATCGAAAATACGGTTTCCCTATTACAGGCTCCTTGCGATTCTATCGATAGCAATGAGCTGCACACTTCCCTTCTGATCATCGCCGAGGTGGCTCTGGCCAAAATTCTGCCTATAGATCTAGTCGACCGCGTATTGACTCTGATCATCCCTAAAACATGTCATTTTCAGAAATCTCACTTTCAAATCATCAAGGGCCACCATATCAGGGACTCGACAAACTTCATTATCTGGTCAGTAATAAGGTCAAACCGTAGCAATAGTTTATCGCCGCAGGTTCTACAATCACTACTTTCTCATCTGTTAATAAACGCCTTTTTTGACCCCGAATTAATAATCAGATACTCGAGTTTTGCCGCGCTCCAAGAATTATTGGGCAGGTCCAACAAATCTCTTGCGCTAAATCAAAATGACATTGCTTTGATATTGCAAGCAAATTGGAAGGATCTACCGAGGTCTTTCGAGGAGAACTCTGGTCTAATTCGTAGGCTGTTCAACCCCGAAAACACCTCCAAAAGTGCTGTTTGCGTATGGAAGGTATTCCGCGATTGGTCCTTCAATTGGAATTTACTAGAGAATTTACATTTGACCACAATGAAACTCAACATAGATTATAACCTAGTTCCATTAATCAAGTCGAAATTATCTTCACCCGCTTTATTGCAAGAGGTATTAAACAAGGCTGGCAGCTCAGTTACACAAAATTGTCAAATTTTGTACTTGTACTTGAAACTATTCGAAAATGACGTAAATTGCCCGAAAATAAGCGAGATTTGTATCGACATTTAccagaaaaagataaaattcCAATTAACTACTCAAGCGAAAAGACAATTTAACGATAATTCGCCCGAActgtttcaaatttttgtcATTTTGAAATACTGGCAATTAACAGGACAAAATGATTTCAATCAGGAATtgttttggaaatttgTAGACATAGTATCCCCACAAAAGAAGTTAAATCTGTACAACGAATTCATCCCTATAATACAGCAAATAATATCTCAATGCGTTAGCCTAAACTACACAAGGATTGTTCAATTAATTAAATCAGATAACGAACTGACTTGCCGATCAATATGTCATATGCCCGATCAAGAAAAGATGTGttcccttttcttctccCAGTTCCCCCTATTGTCACCTCAATCCAGATCGCTTTTGATAGGCGAACTTGATCATCATTGGGATGTTAGAATAAGCTTACTCCCGTCGAATTCGTATCGAAAATTTCGCAACATCATTATCAACTGTCTCGATGATTATACAATAACTCAACAGGGTGATGTAGGACGTCTGGTAAGAATACAGGCTTTAAAACTTATGCAATCCCATCCCGATTTCTTATCTGGTGATTGCGACTCCATCAATCCAAAATTAACGAGATTGCTGGCGGAACCTGTACCAGAGATCAGAAAACTAAGTTATCAATTACTTGCTTCGGCCACATCACAAATCACTGTGTTATCTGACTCTTCGATACTCAATTTCCGTCACAAGCAAGGTTTAAGTGAAGAATTCTGGAAAGGATATGCAGTGAGCGCTGGAGCAATACATTTTACAGATTCTCAGCTTACTTCATCAATAGATTCATTTATCGTATACTACAGATCTTTGTCTCCTTCACAACAGCTGGAATTATGCCACGATTTAATCAGAATAATTCCAAGCGCTAAACAAATCGCTGAATCAAGAATACGCGATCGTAACAAGGATCCATTAACAGGAGGTATGAGATTTGACACCATCAAATTCACCATTCATTGTGTAAAATTTTGGACTAGAATCATGGAATCTGGGTTGGTTGTTCTACATCcaaattttaattttcaGGGTGTTTTCGCCAAGTTCTATAACCTACATTTATTAGATTGTACGACATTGAGAGTAAGCGTGATCAAATTCTTCCCGTTCTTGGCAATATCTTGTTACCACACAATGAGAGAAAATGCTGACCAGAAGAATCTATCCAACATAATACTGAAAAGGTTGTTGGTTCTTGTGAAACGTGAATACGCCgcaacaaaatcaaaatttatGACTGATCAAAATGTCGCTTTACAAGGTATGTTCCAGATATTTTTGGAATTAGGTGTCACCAGGCAACTCCAAGCTCTACAAGTGGCCTGCCAGAAACATGAATTGGCGAATATATTAGAGTCTGATATCACTTTATAG
- the PYK2 gene encoding pyruvate kinase PYK2 (Pyruvate kinase; appears to be modulated by phosphorylation; transcription repressed by glucose, and Pyk2p may be active under low glycolytic flux; PYK2 has a paralog, CDC19, that arose from the whole genome duplication), whose protein sequence is MPESRLQRLANLKIGTPQQLRRTSIIGTIGPKTNSCEAITALRKAGLNIIRLNFSHGSYEFHQSVIENAVKSEQQFPGRPLAIALDTKGPEIRTGRTLNDQDLYIPVDHQMIFTTDASFANTSNDKIMYIDYANLTKVIVPGRFIYVDDGILSFKVLQIIDESNLRVQAVNSGYIASHKGVNLPNTDVDLPPLSAKDMKDLQFGVRNGIHIVFASFIRTSEDVLSIRKALGSEGQDIKIISKIENQQGLDNFDEILEVTDGVMIARGDLGIEILAPEVLAIQKKLIAKCNLAGKPVICATQMLDSMTHNPRPTRAEVSDVGNAVLDGADCVMLSGETAKGDYPVNAVNIMAATALIAESTIAHLALYDDLRDATPKPTSTTETVAAAATAAILEQDGKAIVVLSTTGNTARLLSKYRPSCPIILVTRHARTARIAHLYRGVFPFLYEPKRLDDWGEDVHRRLKFGVEMARSFGMVDNGDTVVSIQGFKGGVGHSNTLRISTVGQEF, encoded by the coding sequence ATGCCAGAGTCCAGATTGCAGAGACTAGctaatttgaaaataggAACTCCGCAGCAGCTCAGACGCACCTCCATAATAGGTACCATTGGGCCCAAGACAAATAGCTGCGAGGCCATTACTGCTCTGAGAAAAGCTGGTTTGAACATCATTCGATTGAACTTTTCCCATGGCTCCTACGAATTCCATCAATCAGTAATCGAAAATGCTGTGAAATCGGAACAGCAATTCCCTGGCAGGCCGCTCGCCATTGCCCTGGATACCAAGGGTCCCGAGATCAGAACAGGTCGCACGTTAAATGACCAAGATCTTTATATCCCCGTAGACCACCAAATGATCTTTACCACTGACGCAAGTTTTGCAAACACCTCCAATGATAAAATCATGTATATAGACTATGCTAACCTGACAAAAGTTATCGTTCCGGGGAGATTTATATACGTGGACGACGGGATTCTCTCTTTTAAAGTGCTCCAAATCATTGACGAATCTAATTTAAGGGTGCAAGCGGTAAACTCGGGTTATATCGCATCTCATAAAGGTGTTAATCTGCCTAATACCGACGTTGATTTGCCCCCCTTGTCCGCCAAAGACATGAAGGACTTGCAATTCGGAGTCCGCAATGGCATTCACATCGTATTTGCCTCTTTCATAAGAACTTCAGAAGATGTGTTGTCTATCAGAAAAGCGTTGGGTTCTGAAGGGCAAGATATCAAGATTATATCCAAGATAGAAAACCAGCAAGGGTTGGATAATTTTGACGAAATCCTGGAAGTCACGGATGGTGTTATGATAGCGAGAGGCGATTTAGGAATTGAAATCCTGGCACCTGAAGTATTAGCCATTCAAAAAAAGCTGATTGCAAAATGTAATTTGGCGGGCAAACCTGTCATTTGCGCGACTCAGATGCTGGATTCAATGACACACAATCCGAGACCGACAAGGGCTGAAGTATCGGATGTGGGTAACGCTGTGTTGGATGGTGCTGATTGTGTTATGCTTTCTGGAGAAACGGCGAAGGGTGATTATCCGGTGAATGCAGTTAATATTATGGCGGCGACCGCTCTGATTGCTGAAAGTACTATCGCTCATTTGGCTCTTTATGACGATCTCAGAGACGCCACTCCCAAACCTACTTCCACTACGGAAACTGTAGCAGCTGCAGCTACCGCAGCAATCTTGGAGCAAGATGGTAAGGCCATCGTTGTATTATCTACTACAGGGAACACGGCAAGGCTACTGTCGAAGTATAGACCAAGCTGCCCTATCATATTAGTAACAAGACACGCAAGAACGGCAAGAATTGCGCATTTGTATAGAGGTGTTTTCCCATTTCTGTATGAACCGAAACGCCTAGACGACTGGGGTGAGGATGTTCATAGGCGCCTAAAGTTTGGTGTTGAAATGGCGAGGTCTTTCGGAATGGTGGACAACGGTGATACTGTTGTTTCCATTCAAGGATTCAAAGGAGGAGTCGGCCATTCCAATACCTTACGCATTTCTACTGTTGGTCAAGAATTCTAG
- the PUT4 gene encoding proline permease PUT4 (Proline permease; required for high-affinity transport of proline; also transports the toxic proline analog azetidine-2-carboxylate (AzC); PUT4 transcription is repressed in ammonia-grown cells), translated as MVNILPFHKNNRHSAGVVTCADDVSGDGSGGDTKKEEDVVQVTESPSSGSRNNHRSDNEKDDAIRMEKISKNQSASSNGTIREDLIMDVDLEKSPSVDGDSEPHKLKQGLQSRHVQLIALGGAIGTGLLVGTSSTLHTCGPAGLFISYIIISAVIYPIMCALGEMVCFLPGDGSDSAGSTANLVTRYVDPSLGFATGWNYFYCYVILVAAECTAASGVVEYWTTAVPKGVWITIFLCVVVILNFSAVKVYGESEFWFASIKILCIVGLIILSFILFWGGGPNHDRLGFRYWQHPGAFAHHLTGGSLGNFTDIYTGIIKGAFAFILGPELVCMTSAECADQRRNIAKASRRFVWRLIFFYVLGTLAISVIVPYNDPTLVNALAQGKPGAGSSPFVIGIQNAGIKVLPHIINGCILTSAWSAANAFMFASTRSLLTMAQTGQAPKCLGRINKWGVPYVAVGVSFLCSCLAYLNVSSSTADVFNWFSNISTISGFLGWMCGCIAYLRFRKAIFYNGLYDRLPFKTWGQPYTVWFSLIVIGIITITNGYAIFIPKYWRVADFIAAYITLPIFLVLWFGHKLYTRTWRQWWLPVSEIDVTTGLVEIEEKSREIEEMRLPPTGFKDKFLDALL; from the coding sequence ATGGTAAATATACTGCCCTTCCACAAGAACAATAGACACAGCGCGGGAGTCGTCACCTGCGCGGACGATGTTAGCGGCGACGGTAGCGGCGGCGACACCAAGAAGGAGGAGGATGTTGTCCAGGTAACGGAATCACCATCGTCCGGGTCGCGCAATAATCATCGCAGCgacaatgaaaaagatgacGCCATCCGTATGGAGAAAATATCTAAGAACCAGTCCGCGTCGTCCAACGGCACCATCCGCGAGGATTTGATTATGGACGTGGACTTGGAGAAATCGCCCTCCGTCGATGGCGATAGCGAGCCGCACAAACTAAAACAAGGTTTGCAGTCGCGCCATGTGCAACTGATCGCGCTGGGCGGCGCCATCGGTACCGGTTTGCTGGTGGGGACTTCATCCACGCTTCATACGTGCGGTCCCGCGGGGCTGTTCATATCGTACATTATTATTTCCGCGGTGATCTACCCGATCATGTGCGCGCTGGGCGAAATGGTGTGCTTTTTGCCCGGTGATGGTTCTGACAGTGCCGGGTCGACGGCCAATCTGGTCACTAGGTACGTTGACCCTTCGTTGGGCTTCGCCACTGGGTGGAATTACTTCTACTGCTACGTCATTTTAGTGGCCGCCGAGTGTACGGCGGCATCCGGTGTGGTCGAATACTGGACCACCGCGGTTCCCAAGGGCGTTTGGATCACGATCTTTCTATGCGTGGTTGTTATACTAAACTTTTCCGCGGTCAAAGTGTACGGCGAATCCGAGTTTTGGTTCGCGTCTATCAAGATATTATGCATTGTGGGACTGATCATTCTGtcctttattttgttttgggGTGGTGGCCCCAACCATGACCGTCTTGGCTTCAGATACTGGCAACATCCGGGCGCTTTTGCGCATCACCTCACGGGCGGATCGCTGGGTAACTTCACAGATATCTACACTGGGATTATCAAGGGCGCCTTCGCCTTCATTCTTGGTCCGGAACTGGTGTGCATGACTTCCGCGGAATGCGCGGACCAGCGTAGAAATATCGCTAAGGCTTCGCGCCGCTTTGTATGGAGActgatcttcttctacGTTCTGGGGACGCTGGCCATCTCCGTTATTGTTCCATACAATGACCCAACATTGGTAAATGCGCTGGCGCAGGGCAAACCGGGAGCCGGCTCGTCACCCTTTGTGATCGGAATTCAAAACGCCGGGATTAAGGTTCTTCCCCACATTATCAATGGGTGTATCTTGACCAGCGCGTGGTCTGCCGCCAATGCGTTTATGTTTGCGAGCACGAGATCACTGTTGACCATGGCGCAAACGGGACAGGCACCCAAATGTTTGGGCAGAATCAACAAATGGGGTGTTCCATACGTGGCTGTGGGTGTTTCCTTCTTGTGTTCTTGTTTGGCATATCTGAACGTGTCTTCATCCACGGCAGACGTGTTTAATTGGTTTTCCAATATCAGCACCATTTCCGGGTTTCTGGGCTGGATGTGCGGCTGCATCGCGTACCTGAGATTCCGCAAGGCTATTTTCTACAATGGCCTCTACGACAGATTGCCTTTCAAGACGTGGGGACAGCCTTACACCGTGTGGTTCTCTCTCATTGTTATAGGCATCATCACCATTACCAACGGGTATGCCATTTTCATCCCTAAGTACTGGAGAGTAGCAGATTTCATTGCTGCCTACATCACCCTACCCATCTTCCTGGTTTTGTGGTTCGGCCATAAGCTGTATACTCGGACGTGGAGACAATGGTGGCTCCCTGTGTCCGAGATCGATGTTACTACAGGGTTAGTCGAGATCGAGGAGAAATCAAGAGAAATTGAGGAGATGAGATTACCCCCCACCGGTTTCAAAGACAAGTTCTTGGACGCCTTGTTGTAA
- the REV1 gene encoding deoxycytidyl transferase (Bifunctional DNA-directed DNA polymerase/deoxycytidyl transferase; involved in repair of abasic sites and adducted guanines in damaged DNA by translesion synthesis (TLS); forms a complex with the subunits of DNA polymerase zeta, Rev3p and Rev7p; relocalizes from nucleus to cytoplasm upon DNA replication stress; may be involved in meiosis), whose protein sequence is MGEHGGLVDLLDSDLEYSINRETPDKNNCLSQQSVNDSHLTAKTGGLNARSFLSTLSDDSLIEYVNQLSQTNKNNSNPTAGTLRFTTKNISCDELHADLGGGEDSPIARSVIEIQESDSNGDDVKKNTVYTREAYFHEKAHGQTLQDQILKDQYKDQISSQSSKIFKNCVIYINGYTKPGRLQLHEMIVLHGGKFLHYLSSKKTVTHIVASNLPLKKRIEFANYKVVSPDWIVDSVKEARLLPWQNYSLTSKLDEQQKKLDNCKTVNSIPLPSETSLHKGSKCVGSALLPVEQQSPVNLNNLEAKRIVACDDPDFLTSYFAHSRLHHLSAWKANLKDKFLNENIHKYTKITDKDTYIIFHIDFDCFFATVAYLCRSSSFSACDFKRDPIVVCHGTKNSDIASCNYVARSYGIKNGMWVSQAEKMLPNGIKLISLPYTFEQFQLKSEAFYSTLKRLNIFNLILPISIDEAVCVRIIPDNIHNTNTLNARLCEEIRQEIFQGTNGCTVSIGCSDSLVLARLALKMAKPNGYNITFKSNLSEEFWSSFKLDDLPGVGHSTLSRLESTFDSPHSLNDLRKRYTLDALKASVGSKLGMKIHLALQGQDDEESLKILYDPKEVLQRKSLSIDINWGIRFKNITQVDLFIERGCQYLLEKLNEINKTTSQITLKLMRRCKDAPIEPPKYMGMGRCDSFSRSSRLGIPTNEFGIIATEMKSLYRTLGCPPMELRGLALQFNKLVDVGPDNNQLKLRLPFKTIVTNRAFEALPEDVKNDINNEFEKRNYKRKESGLTSNSLSSKKKGFAISRLEVNDLPSTMEEQFMNELPTQIRAEVRHDLRIQKKIQQTKLGNLQEKIKRREESLQNEKNHFMGQNSIFQPIKFQNLTRFKKICQLVKQWVAETLGDGGPHEKDVKLFVKYLIKLCDSNRVHLVLHLSNLISRELNLCAFLNQDHSGFQTWERILLNDIIPLLNRNKHTYQTVRKLDMDFEV, encoded by the coding sequence ATGGGTGAACATGGTGGTCTTGTAGATTTATTGGACAGCGATTTGGAATACTCTATAAATAGGGAAACACCTGATAAAAACAATTGCCTTAGCCAGCAAAGTGTCAATGATTCACATTTAACAGCAAAGACCGGCGGCTTGAATGCAAGGTCTTTTCTATCTACGTTAAGCGATGATTCCTTAATTGAATATGTCAACCAACTCTCCCAAACTAATAAGAATAATTCTAATCCAACTGCAGGTACTTTAAGATTTACTACTAAAAATATTAGCTGTGATGAATTACATGCTGATCTTGGCGGTGGCGAAGATTCACCTATAGCTCGTAGCGTCATCGAGATCCAGGAAAGTGATAGCAATGGTGATgatgttaaaaaaaatactgtGTATACTAGGGAGGCTTATTTCCACGAGAAGGCGCACGGACAAACCCTGCAAGATCAAATATTAAAAGATCAATATAAAGATCAAATTTCTAGTCAAAGCagtaaaatattcaaaaattgcGTCATCTATATAAATGGCTACACCAAACCTGGAAGACTGCAATTACACGAGATGATAGTTTTACATGGcggaaaatttttacacTATTTgtcttcaaagaaaacggTTACTCACATAGTGGCTTCCAATTTAccattaaagaaaaggattgAATTTGCAAATTACAAAGTAGTCAGTCCGGATTGGATAGTTGATAGCGTCAAAGAAGCAAGATTATTGCCCTGGCAAAATTACTCGTTAACATCTAAACTTGATGaacagcaaaaaaaactagATAATTGTAAAACCGTAAATTCAATTCCATTGCCCTCAGAGACTAGCCTGCACAAAGGATCTAAATGTGTAGGGTCGGCATTGTTGCCAGTAGAACAGCAGTCACCAGTAAATCTCAATAATTTGGAGGCGAAAAGGATAGTCGCTTGTGATGATCCTGATTTCCTTACTTCCTATTTTGCTCATTCGAGATTACATCATCTCTCCGCATGGAAGGCCAATCTGAAAGATAAATTTCTGAATGAAAACATCCACAAGTACACCAAAATTACGGATAAGGATACCTACATTATCTTTCATATCGATTTTGACTGTTTTTTTGCAACTGTTGCGTATCTATGTAGAAGTTCTAGTTTCTCAGCATGTGATTTTAAACGGGATCCTATAGTGGTATGCCATGGTACTAAAAACTCCGATATAGCTAGTTGCAATTATGTAGCAAGGTCATATGGgattaaaaatggaatgTGGGTGTCTCAAGCTGAAAAGATGTTGCCAAATGGGATCAAACTAATATCATTACCATATACCTTTGAGCAATTTCAATTAAAATCGGAAGCCTTTTACAGTACTCTCAAAAGATTGAACATATTCAATTTGATTTTACCTATATCTATTGATGAAGCTGTTTGTGTGAGGATAATCCCTGATAATATTCATAACACTAATACCTTAAATGCAAGACTGTGCGAAGAAATACgccaagaaatttttcaaggaacGAATGGTTGCACAGTGAGCATTGGATGTTCCGATTCTCTTGTGTTAGCAAGACTAGCTCTCAAAATGGCGAAACCAAATGGTTACAATATCACGTTTAAGAGTAACCTATCTGAAGAATTCTGGTCTAGTTTCAAACTAGATGATCTGCCTGGAGTTGGGCATTCTACTCTGTCAAGGTTAGAATCAACGTTTGATAGCCCACATTCTTTAAATGACTTGAGAAAAAGATATACTTTAGATGCTTTGAAGGCGAGCGTCGGCTCTAAGTTAGGTATGAAGATTCATCTCGCGTTACAAGGccaagatgatgaagaaagcTTGAAAATACTGTACGATCCCAAAGAAGTCttacaaagaaaatcattATCAATTGATATCAATTGGGGAATCAGATTTAAAAATATCACTCAGGTAGACTTGTTCATAGAAAGAGGTTGTCAGTAtcttttagaaaaattgaatgaaataaacaaaacaacGTCACAAATCACATTAAAACTGATGAGAAGATGTAAAGACGCTCCAATTGAACCCCCAAAATATATGGGGATGGGAAGGTGCGACTCATTCAGTCGGAGCAGCAGATTAGGTATTCCAACAAACGAATTTGGAATTATTGCTACCGAAATGAAAAGTTTGTATCGAACTTTGGGCTGCCCTCCAATGGAATTAAGAGGTCTTGCTCTACAATTCAACAAATTGGTTGATGTGGGTCCGGATAACAATCAGCTGAAACTGAGGTTACCGTTTAAAACAATAGTGACGAACAGAGCTTTCGAAGCCTTACCGGAAGATGTAAAAAATGACATTAACAACGAGTTcgagaaaagaaattataaGAGAAAAGAATCCGGGTTGACTTCAAACTCATTGAgctctaaaaaaaaaggatttgCCATTTCCAGATTAGAAGTAAATGATTTGCCCAGTACTATGGAAGAACAGTTTATGAATGAACTACCAACCCAAATTCGAGCAGAAGTAAGGCACGACTTGAgaattcagaaaaaaatccaaCAGACAAAGTTAGGAAACCTacaagaaaagataaaaagGAGAGAAGAGAGCCTACAGAACGAGAAAAATCATTTCATGGGCCAAAATAGTATATTCCAGCCGATCAAATTCCAAAATCTGACACggttcaaaaaaatttgtcaaTTAGTGAAACAATGGGTTGCCGAAACTTTAGGTGATGGAGGGCCGCATGAAAAAGATGTTAAATTATTCgtgaaatatttgattaAACTTTGCGATTCTAATAGAGTCCATTTAGTTCTTCATTTATCAAACCTAATATCAAGGGAATTAAATCTCTGCGCCTTTTTAAATCAGGATCATTCAGGCTTCCAAACGTGGGAAAGAATTTTACTCAATGATATAATTCCACTTTTAAACAGAAATAAACATACTTACCAGACTGTGCGTAAACTTGACATGGACTTTGAAGTttga